In the genome of Nicoliella spurrieriana, the window ATAAAAGAAGAGCACTAAGACTAACAATGCAATCCCGAACCAATACGCCAGTGGCGCTAATCGCCAAAGCTGTTCCGAGTCAAATTGCATAATAATTACCACGGCAACGGCACCAATTACATACCATAAAATTTGTGGAATCAATTTACTAACTACGCTTGCGGAATTAGTATCATGTGATACTGCGACGTAAATGGAAGCAATCCCAATTACAGCTAATAGCATCACGCTAAAGATAATTCCCCAATCAATTCGATTGTCCTTATCGTTCTTACTACGCTCATTAACATTAGTTCGATCCAATGAAAAAACCTCCTCATCAGTTAATGATTAGTGGTGCAAATTGTACTCACTAATTAACATTTGAATCCCTTCATCGACTGTTTTCACTGGAAATGTTTTCTTGTGACGATAATCAGCAACCATCCCAGATTCCTTGGTCGTAATCTCACCAATTAGTTCTGATCCAATCTTAAGGGTTTGAACCACTTCACCCTTTGAATTCTTTTTTTCATCTAAATTAACGTCAATATTTTGTTTCTTTTTACTCATTTTTTCCTCCTAAAAGAAAAGTAGTCGGATCATAGAGCGACTACTTTAGATTCATTGAACGGCGGTATTCATCGCGCGCGCGTTTATTCCTAAAAATTGTAAAATGATTGGGAACCGGATCATAGCCACCCTTAACCAGTGGATTGCAGCGAATAATTCTAGCAATCCCCATGATGGCACCCTTGAGGGCTCCGTGTTCCTTAATTGCGGTAATCGTATATGCAGAGCATGTGGGTGAATAACGACAACTAGGCGGTAACAATGGAGAAATCGCCCGCTGGTATCCCCGGACGAACTGAATTAATAACCAGCGCAACCAATCACCTACTCCTTAATCAAATTATTTATTATCAGTTTTATCAATATGTTCCAGTAATGCACCGGCACCACGAGCAACGTTATCCAATGGATTTTCAGAGATCATAACGGGAACCGTTAATTCATCAGAAATGCGTTGGTCGATCTTATTAAGCAGTGCCCCACCACCAGTAAGCATTACTCCACGGTCAACGATGTCAGAAGCTAATTCTGGTGGAATCACTTCTAAGACTTCCTTTGCTCCGCGCACAATGGTTTCAACCGCATCTTCAAGTGCATCACAAATTTCATTACTGTCAACGGTAATCGAACGTGGCATTCCAGTGAGTGAATCACGACCCCGGACTTCCTTAGTCTTGACCTGGTCTGGCTCGTCCTTAACCGCCGTTCCAATTTCGATCTTAATTTTTTCTGAAGTATGATCACCGATAATTAACCCATGCTTGTTTTTAATGTAAGCCGCGATCATATTATTCATCTTGTCTCCAGCAACCCGAATGGAATTACTAGCAACGATGTCACCGAGTGAGATCACTGCGATATCACTAGTTCCACCACCCATATCAATTACCATGTTTCCAAATGGTTGGAAAATATCCATTCCGGCACCGATTGCGGCCACCTTAGGTTCTTCTTCAAGATAAACCTTGCCACCACCGGACTTTTCAGCAGCTTGAATAATGGCCTTCCGTTCAATATTAGTAATGTTAGTCGGCGCACAGATCATAATCTTGGGTTTGGACATTACCCCTTTGACGTTCAACTTATCAATAAAGTAAGAAAGCATCTTTTCAGTCACGTCGAAGTCAGAAATGACCCCGTCCTTTAGTGGCCGAATGGCGCGAATGTTACTGGGTGTCCGGCCCACCATCCGATATGCTTCGCTTCCTACTGATAATACTTTTTCTGTTTTTACATCCACAGCAACTACTGCGGGTTCATTTAGCACAATTCCCTTACCAACGACGTAAATTAGTACGTTAGCAGTTCCTAAATCAATGCCGATGTCTTTTGCCATCTTGCAATTTCCTCCTGAAAAAAACTTTTAATGCAACTAATTAATTATATCATAATTTTAAATTGTTACCCATAAAAAAAGGAGTTCTAAAGAACTCCTTTAAGAATAAAAATTTACTTGAATTCCTTCGTATTTTGTTTAAGAACGATTTTACCATCCTCACTGGTATGAATCCGGTTAATTTGCGCTCCTAATGCAGCCAATTTTTCATGGAAATCATAGTAACCACGGTCTAAATACTGTAAATGACCAATGGTGGTAATGCCCTTAGCAACTAACCCTGCGATCACTAATGCAGCTCCCGCTCTTAAATCGGTCGCAGCAACTTCAGCGCCGTTAAAGTCAGTCGGACCCTGCATTACTACGGTCCGCCCATTAATCGTAAAGTGGGCATTCATCCGACATAACTCTTCCAAGTGCATAAACCGATTTTCAAACACCGTTTCGGTCATCGTACTCGTCCCGTTCGCCAGTAGTTGTAAGATGGTCATTTGGGGTTGCATATCAGTCGGAAAACCTGGATATGGCAAGGTCTTAACATCAGTGGGCTTTAATTGATCGGGGCCAATTACTTCGATGCCTGAGTCGCGTTCAATTACCTTAACACCCATTTCACGCATTTTAGCAATCAAGGGCTTGTTATGTTCAGCAATCGCATCTCGTACCAACACATCACCGTGGGTCGCAGCAGCGGCCACCATAAAGGTTCCCGCTTCAATTCGGTCCTGAACAACCGTATGGATTGCACCGTGTAATTCAGGAACCCCTTCAATCTTGATCGTTTCGGTCCCTGCACCGCTAACCTTAGCCCCCATTAGATTCAAGAGGATTTCGAGGTCAACAATTTCGGGTTCCCGGGCTACGTTGCGAATCGTAGTCTTGCCCTTCGCAAGGGTCGCAGCCATCATGATGTTTTGGGTCGCACCCACACTTGGGAAGTCTAAGTAGATATCACTACCCACTAAGCCGTTTTCAGCAAAGGCTTCTACGTATCCATCATGTTGTTCGATGGTGGCCCCTAATTTTTCAAACCCCTTCAGGTGTAAATCAATGGGTCTAGACCCGATTGCACACCCACCAGGCAACGCAATTTTGGCATGGCCAATCCGTGCCAATAGTGGCCCCATCACAACGATGGATGCCCGCATCTTTGAAACATATTCAAATGGTGCCTCAGAAGAAATCTTTCCAGAAGCATCTAATATAATTTGGTTTTTAGCTTTATTAAAATCAATTTTAATATTTAAAAAACGAAGAACTTCATTCATCGTATAAACGTCTGATAACAATGGTACGTTATCTAGGGTTACTCTATCTTTACTAGCCAGAATTGAAGCCGCTAATAAGGGCAAAACTGCATTTTTGGCACCCTCAATATGTACTTCACCGACTAATCGATTGCCACCCTGTACAACAATCTTATCCAAAACAACCAAACCCCCTAAAACAATTTAGTAAAGGTCGACAATCCCAAGATCGAATTAATAATATCGATAAAAAAGGAACTACAGATGAATCCCACTACAACGGATAACATCACGATCATTACCTTTGCTTGGGGTTCGTGCATTCGGAGATAACGCTCAATATGCAGATCTTGAATCCACCAAAAAGCGATCGAAATGAAAAATAGATGACAAATCATCGTCATTAGTGAAACAATCCAACCGGAATGCACTATAATCCCAACCTTCCTTATTTGATACTATATCACATTTTAATATAAATATCTTTCATATTCCTTAATTGTAACATATCAAAAAAAGAGACTGCAAAAGTTATTAACTTTTACAATCTCTTTTATTCAATCAATTAATGACGAGCAACGTGAATCCGGTTAACTGCCCGTTGTAAAGCAATTTGACCACGGGTAATTGCCACGTTATCATGCTTACTTTGTGCAGCCTGGATTTTTTGTTGAGCCCGTTGACGTGCCCGTTCAGCACGTTCAACATCAATATCGCCTTGCTTTTCAGCACTATCGGCAATAATGGTTAAAACGTTATCGGAGAATTCAACGAAACCACCGTTAACGGCAATTTCATCTTCTTTACCATTATCGTACTTAACTCTAGCTTCATCGACTTCTAAGGAAGCGATAACTGGAAGGTGATCACGCATGATCCCAAGTTCACCGGTCTTGGTCTTAACGATCACGAGGTGGGCCTGGTCATTTTGATATACCATTCCATCAGGAGTAACGATACTAATGGTTAATACTGAATTATCAGCCAATTAGAACCCCCCTTAGTTGTTAGCGTTTGCCTTCATCTTTTTAGCATTTTCTTCCACGTCTTCAATTGGTCCACAGTTTCTAAATGCATCTTCTGGGATGTCATCGTACTTACCATCTAAGATGGCCTTGAAACTGTCAACGGTCTTTTCAACGGGAACGTACTTACCAGGAAGTCCAGTAAATTGTTCAGCAACACTAAAGCTTTGTGATAAGAAGAATTGAATCCGACGAGCACGGTTAACGATCGTCTTTTCTTCATCTGACAATTCATCCATCCCTAAAATTGAGATAATGTCTTGTAGTTCACGGTATCTTTGAAGCACTTGTTGAACTTCATTAGCAACTTCATAGTGCTTTTGACCAATAATAGCAGGGTCAAGGGCAGAAGAAGTAGATGCGAGTGGATCCACGGCTGGATAAATCCCTTGTTGAGTTAAGGAACGAGTCAAGTTAGTAGTGGCATCCAAGTGAGCGAAAGTAGTTGCTGGAGCAGGGTCGGTATAATCATCGGCAGGAACGTAAACCGCTTGGATGGATGTGATGGCACCCTTCTTAGTGGAAGTAATCCGTTCTTGCAATTGACCCATTTCAGTAGCTAACGTTGGTTGGTAACCAACGGCTGATGGAATCCGTCCTAACAGGGCTGAAACTTCCATTCCGGCTTGGGTAAATCTGAAGATGTTATCAATGAACAATAGCACATCAGAACCCTTAGCATCACGGAAGTATTCAGCAATGGTCAAACCAGTCAAGGCAACCCGCATCCGGGCACCAGGCGGCTCGTTCATTTGTCCATACACCATGGCAGTTTGCTTAAGAACACCGGAACCCTTCATTTCGAAGTACATATCGTTACCTTCACGAGTCCGTTCACCAACACCGGTGAACACAGAAATTCCGTTATGTCCTTGAGCAATGTTATGGATTAATTCTTGAATTAAAACAGTTTTACCAACACCGGCACCACCGAATAGTCCAACCTTACCACCACGAATATATGGTGCTAATAGGTCAATAACCTTAATTCCGGTTTCAAGCACTTCGGTTGAAGTACTTAGTTCGTCGTATGCTGGAGCGTCTCTATGAATTGGCCAGCGTTCTGCATCTGGACCAAATTGAGGGCCGTTATCGATTGTATCACCGAGAACGTTAAAGACCCGACCTAAAGTATCGTCACCAACCGGTACTGAAATTGGGGCTTCGGTATCTTCGACATCCATCCCACGACGTAAACCATCGGTTCCGTCCATGGCAATGGTCCGAACAACACCGTTACCTAATTCCAACATTACTTCGGTAACTAAATCTTCTTCATCATTACCCCTCTTAACCTTAAGAGCAGTATTGATATCAGGTAATTTAACATCCGCAGGGAATTCAACGTCAATAACTGGTCCGATTACTTGGATAATTTTTCCAGTACTCATTATTCGTTAATTCCTCCCATATTAATGCTTCAAGGCTTCCTGACCACCTGTAATTTCAGTAATTTCAGTGGTAATTGCAGCCTGACGAGCTCGATTATATTGCAATTCTAACTTCCCAATTAAATCCTCCGCATTATCGGATGCGGCACTCATTGCAGTTGAACTAGAAGCATGTTCTGAGGTCTTTGCATCTAGGATTGCTCCAAAGATCAAGCCTTCGGTGTATTGCGGAATCACAACCCGCAATACGGAACCTTCATCTGGTTCAACATCGTAAGTGGGACCAATTTCAGATGCTTGCACATCGCCACTCTTCCCGGTATTAATTGTTTCATCATCCAATGGCAACATTTTTTCAGCCCGAAAGTTTGATGTCATTCGATTAACGAAGTGACTGTAGCAAACATAAAGTTCGCTAAAGACACCATCATTATACATCGATGTTACCGTATCAACAATTTCTTTAACTTCTCTAAAAGTTGGGATATCAGAAACACCACGATATTCATAAGCAACGTTTGCACCACGTTTCTTATAAAAATCAGCACCATTTCCACCAACTGTTAATAGTAGATAATCATCTTTGTTAGGGGTGTGTTCTTGAATAAATTCATTCGTCCCCCGAATAACATTACTATTATAACTTCCAACCATTCCACGATCAGACGTAATCACTAAATAGGCAGTCTTTCCTTTGGAATTGGACTTGCTTGAGGAATTAAAGTTATCTAATAAATGAGTCTTAGCTAAATGCAATACAACCGCCTTAACCCGTGATACATATTGTTCATAATTAACCGCATGCTTTTGGATTTGGGTCAACTTTGCAGTTTGAACCATTTCCATTGCAGAGGTAATTTGATGGGTCTTTTGAGTTGATTGAATGCGATGTTTAACATCATTCAAAGACATTGTTTCACCATCCCTTCAAGCTAGTTAGTTTGTTTTTGGTCATCTTGTGATTGACTTGGTTGGAAATTAGCAGCAAATTCTTTAACAGCACTACTAAATTTATCTTCATCTGGTAAGTTACCAGTCTTAACAATACTGTCAAGGATATCCTGATGGTTAGACTTGAAGAATGAAATTACTTCTTCTTGGTAACGTTGGATATCACCTAAGTCAATCTTATCCAAGAATCCACGAGTTAAACAGAAAAGAACAAGCACTTGTTGTTCAACTGGCATTGGATCATGGAGTGGTTGCTTAAGTACTTCAACGGTTCTAGCACCACGATTCAACTTAGCTTGGGTTGCTTCATCAAGGTCAGAACCAAATTGAGCAAATGATTCCAATTCACGGTATGAGGCAAGATCCAAACGGAGGGTCCCACCAACCTTCTTCATTGCCTTGATTTGAGCATCCCCACCAACCCGGGAAACAGAAGTTCCGGCATCGATGGCTGGACGAATTCCAGAGTAGAATGAATCGGCGTTCAAGAAGATTTGTCCATCAGTAATCGAAATTACGTTGGTTGGAATGTATGCTGAAACGTCCCCTGCTTGGGTTTCAACGATTGGAAGTCCGGTAATTGAACCGCCACCTAACTTATCGTTTAACTTAGCACACCGTTCTAGTAACCGGGAGTGGGTGTAGAAGATATCACCAGGATAAGCTTCACGACCAGGAGGACGACGCAAGATAAGTGAAAGTTCACGGTATGCATTGGCTTGCTTAGTAAGATCATCGTAGATAATCAAAACATGCTTACCCTTGTTCATGAAGTATTCACCCATTGCAGTCCCAGCATAAGGAGCAATGTAAAGCAATGGAGCTGGTTCTGATGGACCAGCGGAAACTACGATCGTGTAGTCCATTGCACCGAATTTTTCAAGTGTGTTAACTTGACTCCGGACAGTCGAGTCCTTTTGACCAATTGCAACGTAGATACAGATCATATCTTGATCCTTTTGGTTCAAGATCGTATCAATTGCGATTGAAGTTTTACCAGTCTTACGGTCACCGATGATTAACTCACGTTGACCCCGACCAATTGGAACTAACGCATCAATGGCCTTAATCCCAGTTTGTAATGGTTCTTCAACACTTTGCCGGTCCATGATTCCAGGAGCCTTTCGTTCGATTGGTAACGTTCCATCATTTTTAATGTCACCCTTACCATCGATTGGTTGTCCAAGTGAATTTACAACCCGTCCAACCAATGAATCTCCAACTGGAACTTCCATGATCCGGCCGGTTCTCTTAACAGTATCGCCTTCACGAATACCATCGAAATCTCCTAAAACAACGATACCAACATCATTGCTTTCGAGGTTTTGAACCATTCCATATACACCATCTGAGAATTCAAGTAATTCACCAGATAATGCATTATTTAGGCCGTGAGCACGAGCAATCCCGTCACCAACGTAGGTAACGACACCAGTTTCTTCAACTGAGAGCTCGTCCTTGTATCCGGCTAATTGTTGCTTAATTAAAGCACTAATTTCCTCAGCCTTAATGCTCATAAAAGTTTTCACCTCTTCGATTAGATATCGTCTACTTTAATAGGAGTTGTTTGACGCGATTAAGCTTAGACTTAACGCTCCCATCAAAAGTTACATCAGATGATTTAATAATTAAACCACCAATAATACTTGGATCGACCTTGCTGTTCAAAACTACTTTATCGGCCCCAATGCGTTTTGCAAAGGCGTCTTTCAATTTAGATTGTTGATCAGTATCAAGTGCGACCGCGCTGATTAAATCAGCGTTGACAATGTGGTTATAGTCATCGTAGATGGCTTGAAACGCATCGATGACCGGAACCATTTTGTCCATGTTGTCGCTTCCTGCTAGGACCTTAATTAAATTTTGAATGTACTTTGAACTAGCACTATCAATCATTGACTTAACTAACTTATCCTTATCAGCTTCTGGGAAACTAACGTTGCTTAATACTGAAGCTAAACTAGGGTTAGCGTCAAAAACAGCCTTAATGGACTGTAAATCTGCATACCCGGAATCTAGTTCATTATCAGCCTTTAGTAAGTCGAATAACGCTTGTGCGTAACGTTTTGAAAATGTAATTTTATCTAGACTCATTTTGCTTCCCCAACCCTTCGATGTAAGAATCAATTAGCGCCTTCTGGTCGTTTGCGTTTAATTCTTTTTGAATGATCTTAGAAGCGATTTCAATAGATAAATTTGCCACATCATTTTTGGTATTTGCTAATGCATCCTGACGTTCTTGTTCAATACTCTTGTGAGCATTGTCCTTAATGGTTTGAGCATCATTTTGCGCATCAGCAACGATTTGTTCTTGTTGCTTTTGTCCGGATTGCTTAGCATTAGTAATGATTGTACTTGCCTCATCATGTGACTTAGCTAATTCAGCCTGACGTTGCTTTGCCAAACTGTCAGCTTCTTGGTTCTTTTGCTTAGCAGAATCGATATCGCTAACGATTTGCTTCGTCCGCTCGTTCAACATTTTGTTGATTGGCTTCCAAGCAAAGACCTTAATCAAGAACATTAGGACTAAGAACAAGATTAAGTAGTAAAGCATCGTTCCATAAGCTAATTCGGCTCCGAATACCAACTGTGAAAGCATCTATTGACACCTCCTTACGTCAATGTAATGTTTGTAATTTTGTAATTACTTGTTCATAAGAATGAAACCAACAACGACAGCTAAGATAGGCATAGCTTCAACTAAACCAACACCAATGAACATGTTAGTAAATAACTTACCTTGCATTTCTGGTTGACGAACCATTCCTTCTAGTAACTTAGAAGCAACGATACCATCACCGATACCACCACCGATGGCAGCACCTGCTAAAGCAATACCAGCTCCGATTAATCCCATAACTATAGTCCTCCTTGTTTATATACAAATTAAAATGTTATTCAGCAGATATCTTTCCATTAATATATACTGAAGTTAAGGTTACAAATACATAGGCTTGGATCGCACCTAAGAAAATTGAGAATGCCTGCCAGATCAACTCAACAGGAGCTAATCCGATCATGGTGACGATTCCATCAGAAAACGCCAATCCACCGACAAGTTTCAACAGAATTTCACCGGCATAAATAACCCCGAATAAACGAAGTCCTAAGGTTAGGAAATTCGAAAATTCTTCAAATAATGCGAGTGGGAGCCAGAATACAAATGGTTCTAAGTACGTATTCTTAAAATAACCCCCGAACCCAAGCTTCTTAACACCTGCGTAGTGAGATAGCGCAATTGTAAACAATGCTAACGTCATCGTGAACATCGGATCCGCGGTCGGACTTTTAATGTACGTGATGCCGTTGACATCTACTTGAAGCATTAAACCTAACTGATTTGATACAAAAATTAAGACAAATAAAACAAATCCATATAGTTTAAAGCTAGCAGCATCATTGTCGCTCATTGACCCCCGCGTAGTCGTATTAGAAAAATCGATAATCGACTCTAATACTGCTTGTTTCTTACTGGTGGGTCTAACTTGCAAATTACGGGACAACCAAACTACAACCAGTAATACGACTAACGCAGCAAAGGTAGCTGCAACCATATTACCGATATTAAATGTTAATCCACCAAGGTGGAAAGTTGAAATTTTATCATTCAAGAATTTCACCTCTTTTCATGTAACCTATCCAACCATGATACACCTAATACAGTTTGAATGTAATAAGTATATTAAGATTATTTAATTAAAAGTGAATTTGTATTTATCTCAATAAATACACTCAAAATATTACCACTAAATTAAAATTATTTCAAAACAAAGCTAGCTTTTTGTTAATCTTCTTTACAATCAATTCAAATTAAAAAGACACCCAAATAGGCGTCTTTTTAATTATTTCGTTCCAAATAAACGGTCCCCTGCATCACCAAGCCCTGGGAAAATGTACCCATCTTCAAGGTGATCATCAAGGGCTGCCGCAATAATGTCCACGTCTGGATGGGCAGCTTGAAGAGCCTTAACTCCCTCTGGAGCGGCCACTAAACAAATAAATTTGATGTTTTTAGGATTAGCACCGCGCTTCTTGATCGCATCGATCGCCATAATGGCCGAACCCCCGGTAGCAAGCATTGGATCTACCATGAAAATTTGCCGTTGATCAATGTCTGAAGGCAACTTAACGAAGTATTCATGGGGTTCAAACGTCTCTTCATCACGAAACATTCCGATGTGGCCCACCTTAGCAGCCGGAATTAAATCCAACATTCCATCGACCATGCCGAGACCGGCCCTTAGGATCGGAACAACGGCTAATTTTTTACCAGCCAGTTGTTTGGAAGTGGTCTTTCCCATCGGGGTTTCAATCGTTACGTCCTCAACGGGAAGCTCACGAGCAGCTTCAAAGGCTAAAAGCCGTGCAATCTCATTTACCACTTCGCGGAACTCACGGGTGCCACAGTCCTTATTCCTAATAATCGTTAATTTATGTTGAATCAGTGGATGATTCATCACTTCAAGTTTACCCATTATAATATAAATCTCCTTTAGCTTACCATTTGATTGGGTGAGCGTCAGTCAATCCTTGAACTCCAGCACGGACATCCTTCATTACTTGGTCATCATCATGGCCATTAATTACATCCATGATTAATTCAGCAACCCGGGTAGCGTCTGCTTCCTTAAAGCCACGCGTCGTAATTGCGGGTGTTCCAATTCTAATCCCACTGGTTTCGGTTGGCTTACGCTTATCATTTGGAATCATTTCTTTATTGGTAGTAATCATAACTGATTCTAACATTTCTTGAAGTTCACGACCAGAAATATCGGTCTTGCTTAAATCAAGGTTTAACAAGTGGTTATCGGTTCCACCAGAAACAACGCTTACGTTATCGGAATCATTGAATACCTTTGCCATTGCCTTAGCATTCTTTATGATTTGTTCACAGTAAGTTTTAAATTCTGGTTGTAAATCTTCGAAGAAGGTTTCAGCTTTAGCAGCAATCACGTGTTCAAGTGGGCCCCCCTGGGTTCCAGGGAAGACAGCTGAGTTAATCTTTTTAGCATACTTTTCTTGAGATAGAATCAAACCACCACGAGGGCCGCGGAGGGTCTTATGGGTCGTCGTAGTTACTACATCGGCAATGCCCACTGGACTTGGGTGTAACCCAGTAGCAACTAGGCCGGCAATGTGGGCCATATCAACCATTAAGTATGCACCAACGGCATCGGCAATTTCTCTAAACTTAGTCCAGTCAATCGTGCGGCTGTAAGCAGAAGCCCCAGCAACGATCATCTTAGGTTGAACTTCCTTTGCAACCTGCAAAATAGCATCGTAATCCAATTCTTCATTATTAGGATCTAAGCCATATGTGAAGGTATCATAAACCTTACCAGAGAAGTTGAATTTCGCACCATGGCTCAAGTGACCACCAGCATTTAAGTCCATCCCTAAAATGCGGTCACCAGGCTTTAAAAATGCTGCATATGCTGCTTGGTTAGCTTGTGAACCAGAATGAGGTTGCACATTAGCAAATTCCGCACCAAAGAGCTTTTTAGCACGGTCGATTGCTAGTTG includes:
- the glyA gene encoding serine hydroxymethyltransferase, translating into MIKYDYRASDPELWAAIDNECDRQQDNIELIASENITSDAVMAAQGTVLTNKYAEGLPGKRYYGGCEYIDVVEQLAIDRAKKLFGAEFANVQPHSGSQANQAAYAAFLKPGDRILGMDLNAGGHLSHGAKFNFSGKVYDTFTYGLDPNNEELDYDAILQVAKEVQPKMIVAGASAYSRTIDWTKFREIADAVGAYLMVDMAHIAGLVATGLHPSPVGIADVVTTTTHKTLRGPRGGLILSQEKYAKKINSAVFPGTQGGPLEHVIAAKAETFFEDLQPEFKTYCEQIIKNAKAMAKVFNDSDNVSVVSGGTDNHLLNLDLSKTDISGRELQEMLESVMITTNKEMIPNDKRKPTETSGIRIGTPAITTRGFKEADATRVAELIMDVINGHDDDQVMKDVRAGVQGLTDAHPIKW
- the upp gene encoding uracil phosphoribosyltransferase; this translates as MGKLEVMNHPLIQHKLTIIRNKDCGTREFREVVNEIARLLAFEAARELPVEDVTIETPMGKTTSKQLAGKKLAVVPILRAGLGMVDGMLDLIPAAKVGHIGMFRDEETFEPHEYFVKLPSDIDQRQIFMVDPMLATGGSAIMAIDAIKKRGANPKNIKFICLVAAPEGVKALQAAHPDVDIIAAALDDHLEDGYIFPGLGDAGDRLFGTK